In the genome of Helicobacter kayseriensis, one region contains:
- a CDS encoding tetratricopeptide repeat protein, translating into MPYRFIPYLITALFLCGCNKIDPYEGFKAYYFGEYQKAFEIYSQACEAGDAFMCHSIGGMFENGLAVKQDYRKAYKYYLQACQNGIMQACTAVAKLYKEGKGIRHDPQKTLEYYLMACNQGLALGCYSAGVMYYNNQTKQEDKKLTKELFGKACDLGDDKGCAVYKKLNEAGY; encoded by the coding sequence ATGCCCTACAGATTTATTCCCTACCTCATTACCGCTCTTTTCTTATGTGGTTGCAACAAAATTGACCCATATGAGGGATTTAAAGCATATTATTTTGGCGAATACCAAAAGGCATTTGAAATCTACTCACAAGCCTGCGAGGCTGGAGATGCTTTTATGTGCCACAGCATTGGAGGAATGTTTGAAAATGGTTTAGCCGTCAAACAAGACTACAGAAAAGCATACAAGTATTATTTACAAGCATGTCAAAATGGCATTATGCAAGCATGTACAGCTGTTGCAAAACTCTACAAAGAAGGAAAGGGTATTAGACACGATCCTCAAAAAACTCTAGAATATTACCTCATGGCATGCAATCAAGGCTTGGCTCTAGGATGCTACTCCGCTGGGGTAATGTATTACAACAATCAAACCAAGCAAGAAGATAAAAAACTAACAAAAGAGCTATTTGGAAAAGCTTGCGATTTAGGAGATGACAAAGGTTGTGCAGTTTATAAAAAACTTAATGAAGCGGGATACTAA